CGACCGGTGATGCCCGGTCCGTCACAGTGCAGTACGCCGAGCCGCTGGGTGGCGCGGGTGAGCGCGACGTACAGGTCGCTGCGCCCGCGCGGCGACTCGGCCACGATCCGCTCCGGCTCCACCACCAGGACGGAGTCGAACTCCAGCCCCTTGGCCTGGGGCACGGTCAGCACCACCACCTGGCTCTCCAGCTCCGGGTGCTCGCCGATCGCAGCCTCGGGCACCGCGTCGGTGATGGCCCGACCCAGTTCGGTGGCGAGGCCCTCGGGCACGATCACGCCGAGTCGTCCGTCGTCGATCGTGCCGGCCTCCCGCAGCACCAGCTCGACCAGCCGGTCCGCGAGCTCGCCCGGCTCGACCCGCAGATCCCAGGGGGGTACGCCGGTGCGACGTACCGCCCGGGGCGGCTCCAGGCTCGGGTCGATCTCGGCCAGCACCCGACCGGCCACCTCCATGATCTCGGCCGGGGTGCGGTAGCTGACGCTCAGCTCCCGGATCCGCCACCGGTCGGCCACGTACGGCCCCAGCGCCTGACGCCAGGAGGCGGCCCCACCCAACGCGCCGGTCTGGGCCACGTCCCCGACCACCGTCATCGAACGGCTCGGGCACCGGCGCATCAGCAGCCGCCACGCCATCGGGGAGAGTTCCTGGGCCTCGTCGACGATGATGTGCCCGAAGGCCCACTTCCGGTCGGCGGCGGCCCGCTGCGCGGTGGTCAGTCGGTCCCCGGTCTCCTGCCGTTCGGCCAGCTCGTCCGCACCGAGCAGGTCGGTGACGCTGAGGATCTCGCCCTCTGCCTCGTCCTCCAGGTCGATCGAGCGGGAACCGAGCGCGATCTCGAGTGCGCCCTCGGCGTACTCGATGAGTTGCTGTCGCTCCCGCTCGACCAGCGCCTGCGCGGACCGGTCGTCCTCGCCGAGCAGTTCGGCGCTCTCGTCGAGCAGCGGTACGTCGGCGGGGGAGAAGCCGCCCTCGGGGTCCCGGCGCAGCAGCGCCAACTCGGCCTCGGTCAGCTCGTCACCGGTCAGCCCGGCTCCGGCGGCGGCGAGCCGATCGGCGGAACCGAACAGATCGCTCAGCAGTTGCTGCGGGGTGAGCACCGGCCAGAGTTCGGCGAGCGCTTCCTGCACTCCGGTTTCGTCGCGCAGCTCGCGCCGGATCTCGGCGAGGTCGGCCTCCTCCAGCAGGTTCTCGCCGCCGAGCGGGTCGGCGCCGATCCGCTCGGCGACCTGGCGGGCCAGCGCGTGGATGATCTCGATGTCGAAGAGCGGTTGAGCCAGGTTGTGCGGCCGACCCGAACGGCGGGCCCGCTCCCGGGCGGCGAGTACGGTCTGCCGGTCCAACCGGAGGGTGTCCCGCTCGACCACCACGTCCATGCCGTCCTCGGGCACCTGCTGCCGGTCGCGGATCGCGGCGGCGAGCAGCTCGGTCATCACCGGCCGCCCCTTGATCTCGGCCACCGTCGCCGGCTCGCTCCGGGTCGCCTTGACCCCGGGGAACAGCTCACCGAGGGTACGCAGCAGCACGCCGGTCTCGGCCAGTGTCGGCAGGACCTGTGAGATGTAGCGCAGGAAGGTGGCGTTCGGGCCGACCACCAGCACGCCCCGGGTGGAGAGCTGCTGGCGGTACGTGTAGAGCAGGTACGCGGCGCGGTGCAGCGCCACCGCGGTCTTGCCGGTGCCCGGACCGCCCTGGACGACCAGAACCCCGGGCAGCTCGGCCCGGATCACCCGGTCCTGCTCGGCCTGGATGGTCTGCACGATGTCGCTCATCCGCCCGGTACGGCGGGCGTTGACCGCGGCGAGCAACGCCGCCTCGCCGGTCAGTCCCTCGTGCTCGGTCGTCCTGGCCGCGTCCAGGTCGAGCACCTCGTCGTTGATCCCGACCACCTTGCGGAACCGGGTACGGATGTGCCGACGGCGCCGGACTCCGTCCGGGGAGGCGGCGGTGGCGAGGTAGAAGGAACGGGCGGCCGGTGCGCGCCAGTCGATCAGCAGCGGGTCGTACTCGCCCTCGTCGTCGAAGATGCCGATCCGCCCGATGTAGCGCGGCGCCCCTTCCTCGACGTCGAGCCGCCCGAAGCAGAGGCCGTTCTCCACGGCGCCGTACGAGCCGACCTGTTCGGCGTACATGGCGATGGTGCTGTCCCGTTGGGAGCGGGCCTGCTGCGTGCCGCCGTCGCTGCGCAGCTCCCCGGCCAGACGTTGTGCGGCCTGGTCGCGCAGCCGGTCGAGCCGGCCGTAGAGCATGGAGACGTACTCCTGCTCCCGCCCGATCTCGTCGGCGTGCTGGTCATCCGAGGTGCCGGAGTACCTTGACAAACCTTCTCCCCATTAGCTATAGTGTTCCGAGAACGGCATTTATCTGCCGTTCTTTTTTATGCCCAAATGACGAACATAGCGCAGCACCACCCGCTCCGACCATTCTCCTTTTCGCCGGGGCGCGCTCGGCGTCGTCTGCGGCAACCATTATCGACCCCACCCGGCGGGGATCTCCGCGTCCCGGTCCGTGCCGCCCGCCCCGAACCCAAAAGCCGGCCGGCGCCGCCCGCGGGGGCGACATCGACCGGCGGATGGTGCCGATCAGCTCCGGACCGTGGCGGTCCGGGCGGGATCAGTTCAGGCCCTTGGCCACCTCGTACAGACGCTGCGGGGTGACCGCGCCGGCGAGCACCCGGCCGTCGTCGAGCAGCAGCACGTTCACCAGCTTGGTGGTGAAGAGTCGGCCACCGCCCCAGTCTCCGCTCACCTTCGGAAACGCGTCGAGCAGACCGTTCATCAGCTCAGCCGGGGCACCGTTGGCGGCCCCGGCCGCCGGGGCGCCCCCGAGTGCCGGACCGGTGGCCCCGCCGGCCGGCGGGCGACCCACCAGGACGGTGGTCCAGCCGGTGCCGACCGTGCTCAGCCCGTCCGGTGCCGCCGAATCGCCCCGCGGCTTCTGCCGTACCGGATGGTCAGTGCCCTCGGTGACCTGGGTCCCCGGCGGCGGGTTGAAGGTGAAGTGGCTGTCCCCGGGCCGGTCGAAGTCGACCTGGGTGAACGCCATCTCGAAGGCGGGCTTCTCCGTGCCGGCGGCGAAGACCTCGAACCGCAGCGGTACGTGTTCCCTGCTGTCGATCGCGACCCGGATCTGATCCACCAGCGACGTCGTGTCCCTGGGGCGCAGGATCAGCTCGTACGCGTGCCGCCCGGCGATGGTGGCCGCCCGCCCCACGGTCACCTCGGTGCTCGGGTCGATCGCGGCCAGTGCCTGGTCGGCCGCCTCCTGCGGCGTCGACGGCAGGCCGGCCGGGATCTTCCCGGTCGCCGTGCCCGGGCCCTGCCCGGCGGTCCCGGGCAGCGTGTAGTGGGTGGCCGTGTTGTCCTGACTGCGCCAGGTCCAGAGATCAGCACCGTTGCGGACAAAATCGCTCTCGCCGAGGGTGCCGAGCAACGCGACCCGGGCGCGGTCCGGTCCGGCGTACCAGACCCGCAGGGTGTGCGTACCCGACGCCAGTGCGGTCAGGTCGCTGCTGCCGGATCCGGCGAGGCTGGCCAGGGCGGGCAGGCCGAGGTCGGCTCGCTGGACGACCGTGCCGGAGAAACCGTCCACCTGGGCGGTCTGCAGGTCGACCAGGAGTTGGGCGGCACTGCGCGGCGGCAGGGCCGGGTCGGCAGCCGCGCCGAGCGTACCGATGGCGGCGCCACCACCGATCACCACAGCCGTGGCGGCGACCGGCACCAGCCAGCGCAGCGCCGGGCGGTTCTTGAACACAGACATGTCGTACCTCCTGCCGCCCATGTTGCCCTGCCGGTGCTGTGCGGCGGCTGAGAAGTGGTGTTGTTGGTGCCGGTGACGGTGGCACCCTTGGCGCGTGCGGTTGCTGGTGGTGGAGGACGAGGCGCGGCTCGCCGCCGCCCTGCAACGGGGTTTGCAGGCGGAGGGTTTTGCGGTCGACATCGCCGGTGACGGGCTCACCGGTCTCGACCTCGCCCGGCACGGTGGGTACGACGCGATGATCCTGGACGTGATGCTGCCCGGGCTTTCCGGCTACCGGGTGGTGCGCCAGCTACGGGCCGAGGAGCAGTGGCTGCCGGTGCTGATGCTCTCGGCCAAGGACGGCGAGTACGACCAGGCCGACGGACTGGACTGCGGGGCGGACGACTACCTGACCAAACCGTTCTCGTACGTGGTGCTGCTGGCCCGGCTCCGGGCACTGCTGCGTCGTGGCGCGCCGCAGCGTCCGGCGGTGCTCACCGCGGGGGACCTCAGCCTCGATCCGGCCAGACGGAGGGTGACCCGCGCCGGTGCGGAGGTCGAGTTGACCGCCCGCGAGTACGGGCTGCTGGAGTACCTGCTGCGCCGGGCCGGGGAGGTGGTCTCCAAGACGGAACTGCTCGACCATGTCTGGGATGCCAGCCTGGAGACCGCCCCGAACGCGGTCGAGGTGTACGTCGGTTATCTCCGCCGCAAGATCGGTCGGGACCGCCTCCAGACGATCCGTGGCGCCGGCTACCGCCTCACCATCACATGAGCCTCCGCCAGCTCCTGCCCCCTCGGTTGGGAAGGGCCCCTTCCGCTACCGAAAACGATAGGAAGGGGCCCTCCCTTACCCTGAGCCTGCGGGCGCGGTTGATGGTGATCGGGGTGGCGGGGTTGGCGGCCGGCCTGGCCGTCGGCGGCGTGCTGCTGGTCGTGGCACTCGGCTACGCGCTGGAGCGCACCGTCGACACCGAGGCGTTCAAGACCGCCGACGCGGTCGCCATGCTGGTAACCGAGAACGCCCTGCCGAACCCGTTGCCGGTCGCCGGAGCGGAGGTACGCGTGCAGGTCGTCGACGCGCACTCGCGGATCACCGCCGCCAGCATCAACGCCGACCGGCTGGTGCCGATGCTCGACCGCGACAAGATCGCCGGTATCCGGGACCGGTCCGGGACCTACATCCCGGGACGCCAGCTCGGAGTGACCGGACCGGTACGCGTGGTCGCGGTGCCCGCCGGCCCGCCAGGCGACCCGCAGACCGTACTCGTGGCCAAGTCGATGAGCGACGTCACGCACAGCCTGAAGCTGGTGCGTACCGTCCTGACGATCGGGTTCCCACTGCTGCTGGTCCTGCTGGCGGTGGTCGCCTGGCGGGTGATCGGCGCGACCCTGCGGCCGGTGGAGGCGCTGCGGGCCGGGGCCGAGGAGATCACCGGCGGTACCCGGCCGGGGCAACTGCCCGTACCCGCGTCCCGTGACGAGATCCACCGGTTGGCGGTCACGCTCAACGGGATGCTGGACCGGCTGGAGGCGGCCCGGCTCCGGCAGCGGGCCTTCGTCGCCGACGCCGCGCACGAGCTGCGCAGCCCGCTGGCGAACATGCGTACCCAGTTGGAGGTGGCGCAGCACCTCGGTGGCCGTACCGACTGGGCGGCGGTCGCCGACGACCTGCTCGCCGACACCAACCGGTTGAGCCGGCTGGTCGACGACCTGTTGCTGCTGGCCAGGGCCGACGACGGGGTTCCCCGGCCACGACGGGCGAGTGGGCCGGTGGAGCTGGTGGAACTGCTGAGCGGGGTGGCGCAGCGGTACCCGTCGCCACCGGTGCGGGTCACGCCCACCGCCGTACCGGCGTGGACCGAGGGGGAACCGGACGCGTTGAGCCGGGTGGTGGCCAACCTGCTCGACAACGCGGTACGGCACGCGGCGGGTGAGGTGGTGCTGACCGTGGTCGCGTCGGAGCGCGCCGACCCGGGTTTCCACCTGGTGACCGTCACCGACGACGGCCCGGGTATCCCGGAGAGCGACCGGGAGCGGGTCTTCGACCGGTTCACCCGGTTGGACGACGCCCGGACCCGGGATGCCGGCGGAGCCGGACTGGGCCTGGCCATCGTCCGGGAGCTGGTACGCCGCCTCGGCGGTACGGTCCGGCTCGGACCCGCCGATGCCGACGGCGGTCCCGACCACGCCGCCCCTCGCCCCCGCCCCGGGGCTGCTCCCGCTCCCGCCTCCGGCCCGGGCCTACGGGTCGAGGTACGGCTACCGGCCGTGCGCCCGCCGGCCGTCTGAACACCGGGGGCGTCTCAGCTTGCCCCGGTTCGCTTGGTGCAGACCGGTTCGCTCCGTCCCACCAGGTCCACCGAGTAGACGACGGCCACCGTGAAGCAGTAGTCGGTGTTCCGGTTCAGCGAGTAGACGATGAAGCTGTCGGTGCCCGGGGGTAGTTCGTGGATGGCCCTGGGGTCCTGCCCGGTCCGCCCGGCCGAGATCACCACCGGGCCCTCCGCGCCCGGCGGATAGGTCCAGCTGAGGCTGACACTGTCCCGGCTGTCCCGCAGGGAGAGTCCGCTGGGCGGCGCCCCGGGCGTGACCGGTGGCGTGGCGACCGGGCCGGCCGGCGCGCTCTGTTCCGGTGTCGTGCCCGGGCTCGGCCCGTTCGGGGTCGGTTGACCCGGTCCGGTCGGGCCCGGGTCGGAGTCGCTGGTCAGCGCGAAGCCGGCGACCACGGCAACCGTGCCGAGCAGCACCACCACCAGGCCGGCGACGATCACCGGCAGGGTTCGCCGCAGTGGCCGGCGCGGCGGTTGGTAGATCCGGACCGGTAGTTTCGCCTGTTGTCGTCGTTCCGGCAGGTGGCGGGTGCCGGTTCCGCCGCCCGTACCGGCGGTGCGGAACCGGTCGTCGCCGGGTGCGGCGGTCATGCCCGGTACGGCGGGCGGCAGTGGGGAACCGCCACCGGGAAGCGGGTGGTCCCAGCCGCCACCGGCCGGGGCGCGATCCCAGCCGCTGCCGGCCGGCGCGTGGTTCCAGTCCGTGCCCGAGGGCTCGTGGGCCCAGGAGTCGTTGTCCCGTTCGGTTGACTGGTCGGTACGCCAGTCCGATCGGCCGCTCGCCGTCCAGCCGTCGCGGTCGTCGGCGGGTTCGTCGTCCGGATCGGGTTCGGCCCGGTCGGGGGGCCACCACCGGCTGTCGTGCTCCACCGCGCTCTCGCCCGACGCGGGGTAGACGGCGTCGGCCGGCGAGGCACCGGGGCCGAAGGGACCGTGGTCGACCGGGGAGCGTGGTGGCGGCACCCGGGGCGGCGGCATCCGTGGTGGTGGCGGGGGGTCGGGCGGACCGGCGCCGGGGGGCGTCGCCGCAGCCGGATAGTGCTCACCGCTCGCCGCTGCCGGCGGGTAGCTCCCGGTGGACGGCGGGTAGCCGCCCACGGGTGCGGCGTACGGCTCGGCGGCGGGTGGATGGGTCGTGCCCGGGGCCACGTACGAGGTGGCGGGGGCCGGGTAGTCGTGGTTCGGTGTGGCGTGGGCGCCGGTCGGGGCGGCGCGGTCGTCCGGGCCGGGGTAGGCGTCGGCGGGTGCCGGGTAGCTGTCCGGGCCGGGGAAGTCGTCGGTGGTGGCGGACGGTGCGGGGTCGAGGTGTCCGGCCGGCGCCCGGTCCGGTTCGGCCGACTGCCCGTCGGCGCAACTGTGGTCCGGGTTCGCCGCGGCGCGGGCGAGCGCCGCCACCTGCACGGCGAGCGGGTGGTCGGCGGGAAGGTGTTCGCGGCACAGTTCGCGGGCGAGGGCCAGGTGTTCGTGTGCCTCGGCGAAGTGCCCGCAGTCGCGCTGCATCGAGCCGAGTCGGGCGAGCATCCGGATGCCGCTGAGGTGGCCGTCGCCGTACACCTCGCGGTGCAGTTCCCAGGCGTCCTCCAGCCGGTTGCGCGCGAGCTGGCACTCACCCTGGGCGTACTCCACTGTGGCCAGGTCGGCGTGGGCGGCGAGGACCCGTAGTGACTCGGGACCGTCGGTGGCGGTCAGCTCGATGATGACGTCGCGGTAGAGCCGGGCGGCCCGTTCGTGGCTGCCGACCCGGTGCAGTACGGCGGCGAGGGTGGCCGCGCTGGCGACCGTACGTGGGTCCGACGGGCCGTGCAGCCGGGTGGCCGCGGCGTACGCGAACGCGGCCCAGCCCCGGGCGGAGTGCGGTTCGCCGAGTGCGACCAGCACCCTGGCCTGTAGCCCGGCCGCCTCGGTCAGTTCCGGCGAGGCGTGTGCCGGGCTGGGATCGGCGCTGTTGAGGGCGGCGCTGAGCAGTTCCTGCGCGCCGGCCAGGTCGCCGGCGGCCACGAGTTGTTGCGCCTGGGGGGTGAGATCGCCGAAGCCGGGAGACACGTCCCATCGTGCTGGTCCAGCAACGTTCAGTACAAGAGGTGGATGGGGGGCAGTTTGGTCATGATGCCGGACGTTTCGGGTCGAGATGGTCGACCAATGCTTCGCTGATTCGCCGCAGTTGGTCGATCTGCGCTGGGCTGAGCGGGTCGAACAGGTGCCGGCGTACTCCCTCGACGTGGCCGGGCGCGGCCGCGACCAGTTCGTCGAAGCCCTGGTCGGTCAGGACGGCGAGCTGCCCGCGACGGTCGGTGGGACAGTCTTCGCGCCGGACCCAGCCGAACTGTTCCAGGCGCCCGACGGCGTGCGAGAGCCGGCTGCGCGAGGAGCCCACCCGCGCGGCCAGTTCGCTCATCCGCAGCCGGCGGTCGGGAGCTTCGGAGAGGTGCACCAGGATCACGTAGTAGGCGTGCGGCATGTTGGCGTCCTGTTGCAGCTCCCGGTCGAGCGTCTCCATCAGCGCCTGGGTGGCGGCGAGGAAGGTCCGCCAGGTGCGCTGTTCCTCGGGATCGAGCCAGCGGGTCATGAGGTAGAGCATAACGCGGATGGTTGAACGCTCAACTATCTCGCGCTACCGTGGGCGCATGGGTATCCACCGCCTCAACCACGCCGTACTCTTCGTCGGCGACCTGGCCCGCAGCGTTGCCTTCTACCGCGACGTACTCGGCTTCCGGCCCGTCCCGATGACGCCGGACAACTTCGCCGGAGCCGTGTTCCTCCAGGCTCCGGGCTCCACCAACGACCACGACCTGGGTCTGTTCGAGGTCGGTGGCAACGCCGGACCGTCCGGTGCCGGGCGCGGCACGGTCGGCCTCTACCACCTCGCCTGGGAGGTCGACACCCTGGACGAGCTGTCGGCGACCGCCGCCCGGCTCGCCGAGGCGGGTGCGCTCTCGGGCAGTTCCGACCACGGCACCACCAAGAGCCTCTACGCCCATGACCCGGACGGGCTGGAGTTCGAGGTGGTCTGGCTGGTCCCGGCCGACCAGCTCGACGACGCGGCGCTCGCCGCGCGCAAGCGGATCGGCCGGCTCGACCTCGACCGGGAGAAGCAGCGGTACGGCGGGCAGACGCGCGGCGGAGTGGGCATCTCCGTACCGGCCTGACGGGCGGGCGTACGAAACCGATCGGTGAGCCCGGCCGGCGCGGGGCGGGGCGGATGTGACTTCGTCCGACCGGCACGGTACAACGACAGCATGGATCCCGACCCGATCACCGATGTCCTGCGTGACCTGCTCGTTTCCGGGGTCGCCGGGTGGGCTCCCGGTGCGCTGTCCGCGCCCGGGCGCCGCGCCACCCTGGTCTACGCGTACCCGGGGGGAGACAGCGCGACGGTCGAGGCGGCGCTGCGGGTCTTCTCCGGTCCCGCGCAGCCGAGGCGGGGACAGCGGGTGACCGTCGTGGTGCTCGCCGCGCAACCAGGTGACCTGGGGGACAGGCTTGGCGCCGGCCAGGCCGAGCTGCCGGCGGAGCTGAACGTGCACGTCGTACCCGGTGGATTCGACCGGTTGCCGGTGGCCCTCAAGGCGGCCGGTGCCGCCGGTGCACCGCTGTTGGCGGTGCTGGACGCGAGCCAGGGACCGGCACCGGACCCGGCGGCGGTCGCGGCGGTCACCGCAGGGCGGCCGGCCGAACTGCTGCTGGTGCTCGGCGGCCCGGCGCGGGCCGAACTGGACCACCGCCGGGTGCTGTCCGACGCCGGGTTTTCCCTGGTCGGGGACGTGGAGTTGATCGGTACGCCGGATCTCCCACCTCGGCTGCTGGTCTTCGGTACGTCCTCCGGCAAGCGGCTGGAGGCATTCAAGGACGGGCTCTGGGCCGTCGGCGGCGACTCGCGGGTCCGGTACCGGGATCCCCTTGTGCCCGGAGAGCCGCTGCCGATGACACCGAGTCCGGACCCGCAGCCGCTGGGACGACGCCTGCTGGCCCGGCTCGGGACCGTGGGTCGTTGCTCGGTGAGCGAGTTGCGCCAGTTCACCGCCGGGCAGACGGTCTACCGGGCAGGGGACGCGAACCGGGCCCTGGTCGACCTGCTCGCCTCGGGGCTGGTCCGCCGTGACCCGGTCGACGGGCGGCTCGGCGGCGACGTGGTGATCGAACTGGTGCCTCCGGCGGTCATGCCTCCCGGGTCGGCCGCCCCGGTCGGCTGACCGGCGGGCGACCCGGGCCGGTCGGGGACGCGGGCTGGTCCCGGGACGCGGAGCGGACATGCCGAGCGGGGTGCCGACCCGCTGGCCGGCACCCCGCTCGGATCGCTTTGTTCAGTGTCGCGCCTTGTCCTGCTTCCAGGACAGTGGGCCGGGCAGGTCGACGCGGTGCGCGCGGGCCCGGGAGTTCCACGACCAGCGACCGATCTTGATGCTCCAAGAGGAGAAGCCGTTTTCGGTGAAGTTGAGGATCAGCGGACCGAACTTCTTGCGCTTCCGGAACATCAGGCCCATGGCCGTGCTCCCTTCGTAGGTTCTGTCGATGTCGGGGGATGGATCCAGGATTCCCTGCCCGTTGTCGGGCCAAACCTGGCCGGTCCTCTTGCGACGGTCCTACCCAGAACCCGTCCCGTCATGATATGCATCGATATCTCGGATGGTGGTTGGTGATTGACCGGGTAGGTCGGCACCGGCACCATGGGGGCAGGTATCGACGGGCCCAGCCCGTCCCCCTTCCTCCCTGATCGCCGGCCACCGTAGTCCGCGCGGTCCCGCCCGATCCACTTTGCTACCGGCCCGGACCGGTGTCGGGTCGGTCGGCCCAGCCGCGTCGAGGAGGGACACGATGATCGTTACGGTGTCCGGTGATCCGAGCCCGAACTCGCCCACTCTCCACCTGGCCGAGCAGGTGAGCGCCGCGATCGCCGCCCATCTCGGTCGGTCGACCCCGGCCACGGTCGACCTGGCCCGGTTGGCCCCGCAGCTGCTGGGTACCGGCAGCACCGACGTGTCCCGGGCGGTGGAACTGGTCCGCCGGGCCAGCCTGCTGGTGGTCGCGACCCCGACCCGGCAGCGCGGCTACGCGGCCGTACTCAAGCTCTTCGGCGAAGTCCTGCCGGCCGACGGCCTGCTCGGGATCGGCGCGGTGCCGGTGGTGACCGCACCCGAGCCACGTGGCAGCCACGAGACGCACCGGCAGTTGGCCGACTGGCTCGCCGGCCTCGGTGCCACGGTGGTGGATCCGCCGCTGCTGATGCCGGAGACACTCGTCGCCCGACCTCGCGCGGTCGCGCTGGCCTACGCGGTCCGCCTGCTCGGCACCCTGCCCCCGGTCCCGGTTCGCCCGGCGGTATGGCTACCGGCCTGAGCGCTCCGCGACCCTTGGTTCAGCGTGGTTGCCACGCGTCGGGCCGGGTGGTCAGCTTCCGTACGTGGGCCGGCATCCGACCGCTGACCAGTTCGGCCAGACTCACCTCGTCGACCACGTCACGAACCGCCGCCCGGACCGCGATCCAGAGCCGGGGCAGGTTCTCGGCGGCTCCTTCGTACCGGGTCTCCTCGGGGCGCAGTCCGCGTACGCCGGCGAGTGGCCCGTCGACGGCTCGCAGGATCGCGCCGACGCTGACCTCCCGGGGCGGGCTGGCCAGGGTGTAGCCGCCCTCCGCGCCGCGCTGCGCCCGTACGATGCCGGCCCGGCGCAGGTCCGCCAGGACAGCTTCGAGGAATTTGCGTGGCATGTCCTGCTGCTGGGCGATGGCCTGGGCCGACATCAGCGACGGGTACGCCGAGGCGAGGCTCAGCGCCGCCCGGACCGCGTAGTCGCCGCGCGCGGATATTTGCACCACCCCATCATGCCCGTTCGCCGACCCTCCTCCCGGGACAGGCCCACGGCCAGCGACCGGAGGTGGGGGACGGGCGCGTCATCCGGGGACCGAGGCGTGCGGCGGCGCACCGAGCAGGAGCTGCGGTCCGACCGGGCGCTGTCCCGGCACCCGGGGGGTGACCGTGGGTCGGTCGGAACCGCCGATCCCGTTGCCGGTCGTCTCGGCGGGTTCGGCTCCGTCACCGGTGGGGACGACGGGCCGCCCCAGCCCGGTCCGGAAGGCACCCGGGCTCTGACCCACCTCACGCTGGAAGAAGCGGCCGAAGTTGGTCGGTTCGGGAAAGCCGAGCCGCCGCCCGATCTCGGCGATCGGTTCGTCGGTCGCCGCGAGCAGTCGCCGGGCCTGCAATGCCACCCGGTCGTCGACCAGCTGTTTCGCGCTGCGGCCGGTCTCGGCGAGGCAGGCGCGGGTCAGCGTACGCACCGAGCAGCCCAACCGGGCGGCGTAGTCCTCCACCCGCCGGGTGTGCTGGAAATGCGCCTCGATCTCCCGACACAGCCGCTGGTACGTGCCGTCCTCCGCGGCCGTCGCCGGGTCCGGGGCCTCCGCCGCTGGTGCGACCGGTGACGCGGGTGTCCCGCTGGGAAGGAGGGCGAGTCGGAGCAACAGCACAGCGAGTTGGTGGCGCAGCAGGTCGGTGGCGAGTTGCCGGCCCCGGTGGCGTTGGCAGTCCACCACCAGTTGGCTCACCTCGTTGATCACCGCATCCTGGTCCTCGCCAGCCAGTTGCCAGTGGGTGGGCCCGAGCGGATAGCTGCCGGGGGTGAGCCGGTCGAGGGTGTCGTCGGACCAGCAGACGACCGCGGCGTCCCACCCGCCCGGTGCGTCGGT
The Micromonospora pisi DNA segment above includes these coding regions:
- a CDS encoding LolA family protein, translating into MSVFKNRPALRWLVPVAATAVVIGGGAAIGTLGAAADPALPPRSAAQLLVDLQTAQVDGFSGTVVQRADLGLPALASLAGSGSSDLTALASGTHTLRVWYAGPDRARVALLGTLGESDFVRNGADLWTWRSQDNTATHYTLPGTAGQGPGTATGKIPAGLPSTPQEAADQALAAIDPSTEVTVGRAATIAGRHAYELILRPRDTTSLVDQIRVAIDSREHVPLRFEVFAAGTEKPAFEMAFTQVDFDRPGDSHFTFNPPPGTQVTEGTDHPVRQKPRGDSAAPDGLSTVGTGWTTVLVGRPPAGGATGPALGGAPAAGAANGAPAELMNGLLDAFPKVSGDWGGGRLFTTKLVNVLLLDDGRVLAGAVTPQRLYEVAKGLN
- a CDS encoding tetratricopeptide repeat protein, yielding MSPGFGDLTPQAQQLVAAGDLAGAQELLSAALNSADPSPAHASPELTEAAGLQARVLVALGEPHSARGWAAFAYAAATRLHGPSDPRTVASAATLAAVLHRVGSHERAARLYRDVIIELTATDGPESLRVLAAHADLATVEYAQGECQLARNRLEDAWELHREVYGDGHLSGIRMLARLGSMQRDCGHFAEAHEHLALARELCREHLPADHPLAVQVAALARAAANPDHSCADGQSAEPDRAPAGHLDPAPSATTDDFPGPDSYPAPADAYPGPDDRAAPTGAHATPNHDYPAPATSYVAPGTTHPPAAEPYAAPVGGYPPSTGSYPPAAASGEHYPAAATPPGAGPPDPPPPPRMPPPRVPPPRSPVDHGPFGPGASPADAVYPASGESAVEHDSRWWPPDRAEPDPDDEPADDRDGWTASGRSDWRTDQSTERDNDSWAHEPSGTDWNHAPAGSGWDRAPAGGGWDHPLPGGGSPLPPAVPGMTAAPGDDRFRTAGTGGGTGTRHLPERRQQAKLPVRIYQPPRRPLRRTLPVIVAGLVVVLLGTVAVVAGFALTSDSDPGPTGPGQPTPNGPSPGTTPEQSAPAGPVATPPVTPGAPPSGLSLRDSRDSVSLSWTYPPGAEGPVVISAGRTGQDPRAIHELPPGTDSFIVYSLNRNTDYCFTVAVVYSVDLVGRSEPVCTKRTGAS
- a CDS encoding sensor histidine kinase codes for the protein MVIGVAGLAAGLAVGGVLLVVALGYALERTVDTEAFKTADAVAMLVTENALPNPLPVAGAEVRVQVVDAHSRITAASINADRLVPMLDRDKIAGIRDRSGTYIPGRQLGVTGPVRVVAVPAGPPGDPQTVLVAKSMSDVTHSLKLVRTVLTIGFPLLLVLLAVVAWRVIGATLRPVEALRAGAEEITGGTRPGQLPVPASRDEIHRLAVTLNGMLDRLEAARLRQRAFVADAAHELRSPLANMRTQLEVAQHLGGRTDWAAVADDLLADTNRLSRLVDDLLLLARADDGVPRPRRASGPVELVELLSGVAQRYPSPPVRVTPTAVPAWTEGEPDALSRVVANLLDNAVRHAAGEVVLTVVASERADPGFHLVTVTDDGPGIPESDRERVFDRFTRLDDARTRDAGGAGLGLAIVRELVRRLGGTVRLGPADADGGPDHAAPRPRPGAAPAPASGPGLRVEVRLPAVRPPAV
- a CDS encoding response regulator transcription factor, with protein sequence MRLLVVEDEARLAAALQRGLQAEGFAVDIAGDGLTGLDLARHGGYDAMILDVMLPGLSGYRVVRQLRAEEQWLPVLMLSAKDGEYDQADGLDCGADDYLTKPFSYVVLLARLRALLRRGAPQRPAVLTAGDLSLDPARRRVTRAGAEVELTAREYGLLEYLLRRAGEVVSKTELLDHVWDASLETAPNAVEVYVGYLRRKIGRDRLQTIRGAGYRLTIT
- a CDS encoding VOC family protein codes for the protein MGIHRLNHAVLFVGDLARSVAFYRDVLGFRPVPMTPDNFAGAVFLQAPGSTNDHDLGLFEVGGNAGPSGAGRGTVGLYHLAWEVDTLDELSATAARLAEAGALSGSSDHGTTKSLYAHDPDGLEFEVVWLVPADQLDDAALAARKRIGRLDLDREKQRYGGQTRGGVGISVPA
- a CDS encoding HelD family protein translates to MSRYSGTSDDQHADEIGREQEYVSMLYGRLDRLRDQAAQRLAGELRSDGGTQQARSQRDSTIAMYAEQVGSYGAVENGLCFGRLDVEEGAPRYIGRIGIFDDEGEYDPLLIDWRAPAARSFYLATAASPDGVRRRRHIRTRFRKVVGINDEVLDLDAARTTEHEGLTGEAALLAAVNARRTGRMSDIVQTIQAEQDRVIRAELPGVLVVQGGPGTGKTAVALHRAAYLLYTYRQQLSTRGVLVVGPNATFLRYISQVLPTLAETGVLLRTLGELFPGVKATRSEPATVAEIKGRPVMTELLAAAIRDRQQVPEDGMDVVVERDTLRLDRQTVLAARERARRSGRPHNLAQPLFDIEIIHALARQVAERIGADPLGGENLLEEADLAEIRRELRDETGVQEALAELWPVLTPQQLLSDLFGSADRLAAAGAGLTGDELTEAELALLRRDPEGGFSPADVPLLDESAELLGEDDRSAQALVERERQQLIEYAEGALEIALGSRSIDLEDEAEGEILSVTDLLGADELAERQETGDRLTTAQRAAADRKWAFGHIIVDEAQELSPMAWRLLMRRCPSRSMTVVGDVAQTGALGGAASWRQALGPYVADRWRIRELSVSYRTPAEIMEVAGRVLAEIDPSLEPPRAVRRTGVPPWDLRVEPGELADRLVELVLREAGTIDDGRLGVIVPEGLATELGRAITDAVPEAAIGEHPELESQVVVLTVPQAKGLEFDSVLVVEPERIVAESPRGRSDLYVALTRATQRLGVLHCDGPGITGR
- a CDS encoding MarR family winged helix-turn-helix transcriptional regulator, producing the protein MLYLMTRWLDPEEQRTWRTFLAATQALMETLDRELQQDANMPHAYYVILVHLSEAPDRRLRMSELAARVGSSRSRLSHAVGRLEQFGWVRREDCPTDRRGQLAVLTDQGFDELVAAAPGHVEGVRRHLFDPLSPAQIDQLRRISEALVDHLDPKRPAS